The genome window taaaatgcaacatcCTGCAACAGTTTTTGTTATACCCTGATTGTTTTAGTTGCAGTACACTTATTACCAAAATGAGAAAATCAACATGTCACATGCCACTTGCTGGCAAATTCAGGGACCAGTGTTTTCTTGAGTCTTCACTCTGCATCCTAATCATCTCAGACcaattaaatatttgtttgatGTAAAGCAGAACACTACAATAACACATTTGGTGACTGGCTGCTAATATTTAAAGAGTCCAAGATGTAAAACCTTATTTGACCTATTGTACCTGATGTCTTCAATCACCTGACTTCACCCTACTTTATGCTTTTACTCCactaaatttattttaaagctgTAGTTACTTGTTTCTTTGAAGAATAGAATTGTGTATACAAAATATAGCCAaaatcaactaataaattattttaaaggcTATTACTATAGGTTAAACTACTCAACGTTATGTCTATAAAGTAATCAAAATGAGGTCAACCTGAGCCAGCTGCAGCATAAAAGTGACACataaatgcatcaataattacaaTACATTAATGTCATatacattattctgaaatgtgCCATTCTACATAATGAGTGCATTTACTTTAACTCTACGTTTAGTATATTTTACCACTAATACTCCTACTACTAGGCTCCTACTTAAATTTTGAATGTAGGACTGAACTTGTAGCAAAGTAGCTAGTTTTTTAGTGAGGTATAAGGACTTTTACGGTTTCACTTGAGTTAAAGACCTGAGTACTTCTTTCTCAGGCACACGGACGAGCCACAGATTTCACTCAGGCAAAACGGAAGTCTCCTGTTTCCTGCCTGTAGTTGGGTCCTGTACAGCAGCCCGTGCGAGGTTGTCCTGGAGACCCCGCGCTGCCTGCACCTCTATCGTCTCGGGTGAGTTTGTTATAATGTAGAGATTTCTCTATTAATCCGAATAACTGTAACAAAGCTGCAATATTCTCGTACTGCAGCGAAGCCACAAACTGCACGGCTATCGCAAACGAAACGCCACATCGCTGCACGACCCGGCAAACATAGTCATTTTCCACCGAATTCCCAAGCATACCCCCCTCATCCAAGAGTATTCCAACATTAACTCATATTTTGCTTGCAAAGGGAGATAGATAGCTCGCTACGCAATTGCGTTTACACTTCCAAGCAAGCAGTACTACCACGTCTTGGTTAAATCGAGGTGCCGCTGTGCAATACGAGTGTTTAAATTGTGTCACTCGGTGGTTTGTTTTGAATGTCAAAGGCTCAGGCTAGCTGTGCGTCTGAATATTATTGATAGCTGGGTTGTCTTAGCAGGCTAGCAAGCTAGGCTAACGAAATTCAATCCAGATGCATCAAAATGCTGGAAATAGAGACGAAAAGGGGTATGAAAGCAAATGGTTTATTAAATTAGGTTCTTAAGTCAGTCGCATAGCTGTTAAATGCTGTGTATTGTTTTGAATCGTTAAAATATGCATGAAAAGATCTTAGAAAACACCAGCTAGCATGTAGCAAGCCGCTTGCAGTGTCTCCATTCATATCCTGCGCACTGGGTCTGCTCTGACCGAGTAATGGCTCCGATCCGATGCCTTTTTAGAGCGGCAACCGGGGATGCGTTTCCCTCGTAACCGtggttgtatgtgtgtttggaaaTGTTGTTGACTTGTTTTTGTGCTCCCGCAAGTGCTATGCACAGTTGTTGAGACTTGGTGGTAAATTAAGCGAGAGTCTGCACTCTGTATCTTTGAAGGCTGTGTAGAAACCGCGCGTTTTCGGTTTGTTGTCTGTCGCTTGCTATCCGCTGTTTCTCGGGTTGTAGCAAACATAACTGCAGTTTCATTTCATGAGTTCATATCAACAGAGTGATCTCTGGTTATTGCGTTGATATATATGGAAACATGACATGTAACAGCTGATGAGAAGGTGGGctgatgtgttaatgtgttaactTTGTATTCcgtatgtaaaaaaataaacatctcAATTGTGAGTGTTAATGTAGATGTTGAAGTCCAACAACCTTTCCTCCTTGCATTTTCCTTGCTTTATTCTCACAAGACTCACTGCAGGCTCCAGAGATGTCTGACAGCAATATGTGATGAAATGTTTTGAGTCATCATTCATGATTTGAATGTGAAAAGCACAGACTTGATGAGATTTAAAAACATTACTCAAAAGCAATTTGTTGTACTCCAGCTGTAATACAAAGTGGAAATAAACTAAATATGAACTGTAAAGATTACCAAGAAGGTGCAAAAACTAAATGTACACAATGCCAGACATGTAGAGAAGCAGAGGTTTCTAAATTTGGTTTAAGGTGGAATTTATAACACCACATAGTAAATAAGAGTTCATATAACTCAAGTTGCAGTTAAATGTGTACCCCATACTATCTAAATGTAATTAAGAAgctaaataaaaagtaattttgAACAAAATTTAGTGTGTGATACATTGGgtgtttattgtattttctGTCAAGTACAATGTGTGGTATGGCATCAATACATCAACAGAAAATGTGTGACAATGATATCAGGCAGAACTTTGCAGAAAGAATCCAACAAATGTCAAGTTAATTTTTGACTATAAAATGATCTATGATAATGTCTAACCAAGTGACATTGCTCCTTGTCACACTGAGGCAGAGGAGCACTCATGCACTCATACCTCACCCATTACAACTAGAGCACTAAATGTGGAGCTGCAACATCACACAATATGGTGTTGTTAAAATAACTATAGGATAGAAAAGTAACTGTAAACACATAATTGGAAaatgtgcgtgcgtgtgtgtgtgtgtgtgtgtgtgtgtttccttttttaaagataatttgTCATGAAACAAATCATAAATGGATTTTAAAATCCTTGTCATATTTAACAGTTGTCATGGATGATGAAGACGGCAGGTGCCTTCTAGATGTAATTTGGTGAGTTATTGCTGACACGGTACAagatctgttttttatttaacaagCCGTTAAGTCGTCTCTTTCATCTTATCTTGTTCTGCTGTGAATCACATTGTTTTCTCCTGCAGTGACCCAGAAGCTCTCAATGACTTTCTTCATGGATCTGAGACCCATGTGAGTATGAGAGAAGAATAGTGAACTGAGATACATGTGTTAGGCTTGTAATTTATAGTGACATGAAACAGGTTTGTAATTGATGTGATGAGGAGTCTTAGTTGCGCGCATTGTAGTTGGGGCTTACATGACTTTGTTCTTAAGTCACTTCCGGATTATTCGTTGATGCACCCTGAAACCCATGTCCCTCACtgctttcatttattctttttatttttaactgctTCCACTGCTTAATGGTTGTCTTTGCTTTTTGATTGCACCATTTATGGTTTCAGCCTGCCTTCCCTTTTTATCAGGCTAATTCACAAAATGAACAATGCTAATACTAACGCTTCCCAACTCTGTTATTCCTATTATTTTGCCCCTCTGTCGCTTATCTTTTCGCTGGTTCTTTACAATCTCGGTTCTCTGGACTGTGTTCTGTCCTttccttcccctcctcctctgtttgaTGGTCTGTATGTTTCTCTGTCCTGGTGGCTTTTGCCTGCTGGTTTGGGTGCCTTTGGTTTCTGTCTGTCCTATCCTGGGTGGGTGTGTCTGTAGTTGGACACTGACGACCTATTGGATGGTTCGAGTGACCCCTCCAGCTCGTTCTTCTCTACCACTGGGGTGAGTAAAATCCCccaatcctcctcctcctgttttctATCCATCTATGTAGCATGCAACTCCAAATACCCTCCCTTTCCACTAACATATCAACACTCTACAAGCTTTGAATCACCGCAGTGTTACAAGAGgtttttgtggggttttgatgTCTGCATATCTGTGTAACTCAGTTACACTCCTCGCCATCAGATTTAGCAACCAAATTCATCCATCACCTTGCTTCACttctttcctcctttccttttAGGGCCATGTTCCAGAGGTCCAGCCTGCAGTCCAGCTGTCAGCCAATGAGCCGACAGGCTTACCCAGAGTCAGTGTTGACCTGGACTTTCTGGAGGATGATGACATCTTGGGAGGATCCCCAGGTGGTGAAGGTGGGAGCAATGGCATTGGGACAAATCATGAGCCATGTGACATCCTGCAGCAGAGCTTGGCTGAAGCCAACATCACAGAGCAAAGCTTACAAGAGGCAGAGGCTGAGCTGGACCTGGGCTCCTTTGGGATTCCAGGCCTTACGCAGGTGGTACAGACACTACCTGATGCCAGCCTCTCTGGGGCTGGAGGCACTGCCGTTGGTGTAGGTATAGGTGTTGGTGTTGGGGGAGCAGCAGCAATTTTCCCTGGGTCAGCCCCGAGCACCACTGCTACTCCTCCTAATGCCACGGCTGACATGCTGGGGTCAGTGCTTGCTCAGCAGGGCCTTCAACTCCAACCCCAGGTTATGAACAAGGCCATTAGTGTTCAGCCATTTATGCAGCCTGTGGGCCTGGGAAACGTGACACTTCAACCCATTTCAAGTCTCCAAGCTCTTCCTAATGGGAGTCAGTCTGGACATTTGGGTATTGGACAGATTCAGGTTGTGGGTCAGCCTACAGTCATGACTATCAATCAGTCTGGGCAGCCAATCCTGGCTAAAGCCATGGGTGGCTACCAGCTGCACCAGTCTGGGCCAGAGGTATCAGGTGCTGGTTCTCAGGCAGGGCTTGGAGGCTCAGGGGGTGGACTTCTGATCCAAGGTAACAAGGCCACTTTGGGATCTCCAGCTTTAAATGGACCGGCTGTTTGTGTCAGCAGCACAAATAGCAGCAGTGGTGGTACAATGACTGCTCCTGCTGGGCTTGTGGGCTTTGGCAGCACCACTCTAAGTTCAGGAATTGGACCCCAGACGCAAACTCAAGGCCAAATCATGCAGAACGTGATCATCCAACGCACACCAACACCCATTCAGCCTAAACCCCCTCAGGGGGGAGCCATCCAACCGAAACTCttcaaacagcaacaacagcagcagcagccacagccaGCGCCccaacccctgcaaaatgatGCTCACAAGGCTCTAGGGCTGCAGCAAATTCCAGTTTCTGCTGCTCAGAATGTAGCCTTCCTGACAGGAAAGCCAGGCTCTAACGTTGTCCTGAGTACTCAAGCCACAACACAAGGCCCTCAGTTTCAACAAACCTTATTCAAGCAACAAGCAGCACAACCATCTGGCAAGCCCCTCAGTGTACACTTGTTAAACCAACAAGGCAGCATCGTTATTCCCTCTCAGACAGTTTTGCAAGGTCAgaaccaccagtttctcctgcCACAGCTACAAGCAGGTGGGCAGATCCTGACCCAGCATCCTGGGGGGCACATCATAACTAGTCAGGGTCCTGGTGGACAGCTCATTGCAAACCAGATTTTAACTGCGAACCAGAACATCAACTTGGGTCAGGTGTTGACTTCACAGGGCCACCCTGGGGCTGCCCACATTCTCTCTGGACCCATTCAGCTCCAGCCTGGCCAGATGGGCACACCCACCCTCTTTCAGATGCCTGTCTCATTGGCTCAGAGTCAAAGCCAGACACAGACCCACTCTGTCTCAGGTCATGCCCAGACAGTTATACAAGGCATGCCAATCCAGAACTCCCTGACCATGCTTAGTCAGGTGGAGGGGCTGAGCCCCGCAGTCAGCCTTCAGCCAGCCCTGCAACCTCAGCCAGGTGGAgtccccagcagcagcagtacaggAGCAGCAACAATGGCTCAAGGCCAGCCTGGAGAGTGTGTTACCGTGCTGGGAAGCTCCACAGACCAGGCTGCGCATCCCACTCAGCAGCATGCACCGCAATCCTCTATCCTTGCCATGCAACCGGcttcctctgtgtcctcagctacCACAGTACCCTCCTCTTCTCCGTCCATGTCTgtgtccacctcctcctctgtcacaGCAGTGGGGCTGGTTCCCCATCAGGCTCAGCACAGTCCAGGGAGGTTACTGTTCACCAACCAGGGCTCCAGTATGATCCTGAGCCCAGAGTCTTTGCAGATGTTCCTGCAACAGGTCAGTGTTCCACTCTCTGAATGTTTGCTTAATTGTGTACAGTTAACATTgtcttgaaaaaaatgaataacatGCACGGAGTGATATCTTGGTCTGACCTTTTTGGTTTACTATTTTACTCCCCCTTCCTTCCAATCCccttcctccttccctccctcaccCTGAAATGGTAAATGTACTCCTATCAGGAGCAGCACCACCAAACAGAGAATGAGTCAACCCCCTCTGTGGGCGTACCAGCGTCTGTAATCGTCAGCAGCAACAGCGTCACTGCTCCGGCCCCCGCTGTCCATGACAGCCAATTAACTGACTCTTGGGTGGGTCAGAGCCACAGCCCTTCCCCTGGCCCCTCCCACATGACAGCAGTGGTAAAGCAGGTAGAAATGCCCCTTTATGTTAAGCCCCACCcacttgttgctgctgctgccgccacAGTGTTAGGGTGTCTAACCTTTCCCCATCACTGCTCTGTACTTCTCTTCTGCATTAGTCATTGCTTCCATGGCTCTCACAGTTAATGCAATTCCAATGCTAAAAAAATACTTGCTTGCAGCTTCTGTGTGTCTCTAACATCGCTTTGTTACATGTAAAGGCATGATCATTCCAGTTGTCCATATGTATTGTGTGTCAGCCACTGTGCTTTTTTGATATTTAGCTATATGAACCTCTTTAGAATGTAGGACTGGCCATCAAGTgccatttttttaacataaattgTTTCACTAATTTGGTATGTTTCTCATTCATTctactgtatgtattttgtaACAGAATATAAAAACCATGCTCATGCTAAATAGGAGAGCTACTAAGGTTCCAAGTGCAACTTGCTCACCTTTTTTACTAACACTGCTCAGTCAAATTCAATCAACTCACCTCATCTGCTGCATTACTGACCAAGGCTTATAAGTCAGTCCACACCTCTCAACTCTACACTCATCATTTAGACTGTCATATGCTTACAGTGCCACCGGCCCTTGTAGCCCCTAGTCTGACCAGTGTAATGACCCCAAAACAATAATTCATGCTTCCCTGACCCCAGTCCCTGAAGTCTTCAGATCACCTTCTACTTCTCCATCACAGGCCCGCAGATATTGACTTCTTGctttttttcaactgtttttTCGTTTTGCCTCGCCAGATGATCATTGCTCCCTTTTTATGTGTAGTTCTCCCCACATGCTAGAAAAAAATCAATGGGCTTCTACTACTTAACTTCAGCAACTattagattttaaagtctaACACTTTGCTTTTGTATTGTTTAGTGTCAATTTTACCTGCGTTTTGTGATTCTGTATTGGGTTGGGCGATATTTCCATATATTGATTTTCAGTGGCATTGTAATAATATCATGAgttatcattttattgttgtacaAATAAACACTTTCAGGCAAGGTATAAATAAAACCCAACAAAATAAGTTAGTTTGTTTTACATGTGTGAAGAGTTTTGTCTAATGCATTGCAAAACAGTGGAACAGTGGTCATTATATACAACatcattttaagtattttacaTACAATCCTGTATAGATttgccatatcgcccagccctatttTGTATCAAGTGTCAAATCTTGAACTATCTACTAGAATCATATCTACTATATACTGTGTGCATGCAGAactttcagtgtgtgtgatttttgtgATTGATTCCCCAATTTCCTCCTGTTTTAAGATATTGCTTGCATTTTTAAGATCAAATAACATACTAGTATTATGTTTCAACTTCTTCAGGTACCCTCCAGTGGACATCAGCAGTCTCTGAAGATCCAGGGCATGTCCCCCTCACCAGCCTTGACCACTCATGCCACAGTGCCCCCAGTGGCAGACAGCCCCCAGCCTTCACCGTCTCCTCTCACTCTGAGCCAGCAGATCCAGTCACCGCACCATCAACAGCAGTCACGCCCTCCCTCACAGCCTCAGCCACAGTCTCAAACTCCCTCCCGCTCATGCACACCCTCATCTCACCCTCAGCTCTTTATTGTCCACAACCAAATGGCAGAATCCCCCCAACCAGCTCCACAAGGCCAGCCGCAGCAGACACAGCCCCAGCAGGCACACATTCAAGTTCAGCTTCAGCCTCAGCCACGGCCGGCCTCTCAGCCTGCGCCTTATCAACAAGATATGCCCCCGATGTCACAGTCGCCCAAACCTCTTCCTGTACCACCTGCACAGCACCAGTTTACTGCTCCTCCTGTCAGCACTTCTGCCACTGCTGTGGTTAAAGCCCAGGTTCCCATCCAGGGCctgacagcagagcagcagcaccaCCTGCAATTAGTAGGAGCGCAAATACAGACCCTATCAACCATCACCCAGCCCTCACTTCAGCAGAAACAGCTCCTGGAGAAGCTACACCAGGTAGTGTCCCAGTTCACCACAAACTTCTCATAATGAAACATTGTTGTGGAATTTGCATGCAATAAGAGGTCTTACTAGTAAATAGTCTTGAGTATATGTACTTCACATGCTACTCTTTCACCCTTTAGTGTTCCTCTAGAATTTCTGgtttacaaaaaaatgtcctGATGTATTTTTTTAGGTCCAGCAGAACATCTTGCTGCAGGCCAAGCAGTTGGCTCAGCCTCAGCCTCAGCCTCAAGCCACCAGTCAGTTCAGCTCCCAGCAAGATGTGCCTGTAGATAAAGTGGCGCTTGCATCATCAGCCAGCACTGGCACACCTGCTCAGCTTCCCCCAGTGCTGCAGCCGACATCAGTGCTCGTCAAAACTCCTGCTACGGGTTGGACACAGTTTACCTCTAAAACAGCATAATGGCAGGACCCTAAAACACCTCAATGTATTTCcctttgtaattatttttttccctcttgttATAGCATCAAGTGACTTACAGGTATTCTCAGGAGCCCAAGGGCCAGCTGGAGCAATGGTGAATCAGACTGTCACTCCTGCCAGCCTTACTCAGCCTGCACAGGTACAGATTACATCACAAAGTCAGGTCCTTCTGTTCTACATTTTCCTTACCATTCAACAGTGAAATCCAAAGGTGTTCTTTCAtgtattttttcagtttcttaCCCTCCTGGTTTCCCCCACAGGTTCAGCCAAAGCCAGGGGTGATCAGCTCAGTTGGAGGGATGACTCTCGGGAAAGGTGGGATGCAGATACAGGTGTTGGGAGCTAGTCTGACTCAAATGCCTGCTTTACAGCCCCCAGCTCCAGTACAAACTCAGGTAAAGGAGTGCCACTGCTCCTGAAAAACAGCCGCGAATATTTCAGTTTAAGCTTTAAGTTGTAACAtctgtttttaatatgtttttccaCGTCACAGACAACAACAATGAAGATGCCTTTCAGTGCAGAGCCCAGCAAAGAAGCTAGGTTTGTCCCAAATGCATTTCAATAGTATATTTCAACTGACTCAAAATATTACGTTTGTAAGTGGTTtttctgtacacacacatcacTACAGGATGCTAGAACAGCTGAGGAAACAGCAGGGTTCAGTGCTTCACCCAAACTACAGTGCTCCTTTCCACTCTTTTGAGGACACACTCCACAGACTGCTGCCTTACCATCTCTACCAGGGAACTGCCAACTCT of Epinephelus lanceolatus isolate andai-2023 chromosome 4, ASM4190304v1, whole genome shotgun sequence contains these proteins:
- the bicra gene encoding BRD4-interacting chromatin-remodeling complex-associated protein isoform X4; the protein is MDDEDGRCLLDVICDPEALNDFLHGSETHLDTDDLLDGSSDPSSSFFSTTGGHVPEVQPAVQLSANEPTGLPRVSVDLDFLEDDDILGGSPGGEGGSNGIGTNHEPCDILQQSLAEANITEQSLQEAEAELDLGSFGIPGLTQVVQTLPDASLSGAGGTAVGVGIGVGVGGAAAIFPGSAPSTTATPPNATADMLGSVLAQQGLQLQPQVMNKAISVQPFMQPVGLGNVTLQPISSLQALPNGSQSGHLGIGQIQVVGQPTVMTINQSGQPILAKAMGGYQLHQSGPEVSGAGSQAGLGGSGGGLLIQGNKATLGSPALNGPAVCVSSTNSSSGGTMTAPAGLVGFGSTTLSSGIGPQTQTQGQIMQNVIIQRTPTPIQPKPPQGGAIQPKLFKQQQQQQQPQPAPQPLQNDAHKALGLQQIPVSAAQNVAFLTGKPGSNVVLSTQATTQGPQFQQTLFKQQAAQPSGKPLSVHLLNQQGSIVIPSQTVLQGQNHQFLLPQLQAGGQILTQHPGGHIITSQGPGGQLIANQILTANQNINLGQVLTSQGHPGAAHILSGPIQLQPGQMGTPTLFQMPVSLAQSQSQTQTHSVSGHAQTVIQGMPIQNSLTMLSQVEGLSPAVSLQPALQPQPGGVPSSSSTGAATMAQGQPGECVTVLGSSTDQAAHPTQQHAPQSSILAMQPASSVSSATTVPSSSPSMSVSTSSSVTAVGLVPHQAQHSPGRLLFTNQGSSMILSPESLQMFLQQVPSSGHQQSLKIQGMSPSPALTTHATVPPVADSPQPSPSPLTLSQQIQSPHHQQQSRPPSQPQPQSQTPSRSCTPSSHPQLFIVHNQMAESPQPAPQGQPQQTQPQQAHIQVQLQPQPRPASQPAPYQQDMPPMSQSPKPLPVPPAQHQFTAPPVSTSATAVVKAQVPIQGLTAEQQHHLQLVGAQIQTLSTITQPSLQQKQLLEKLHQVQQNILLQAKQLAQPQPQPQATSQFSSQQDVPVDKVALASSASTGTPAQLPPVLQPTSVLVKTPATASSDLQVFSGAQGPAGAMVNQTVTPASLTQPAQVQPKPGVISSVGGMTLGKGGMQIQVLGASLTQMPALQPPAPVQTQTTTMKMPFSAEPSKEARMLEQLRKQQGSVLHPNYSAPFHSFEDTLHRLLPYHLYQGTANSSQDYQKVDDEFEKVSCHLLKRTQAMLDKYRYLLFAESKQRLGPSAEMVMIDRMFIQEEKIALSQDRILAKERPEEFVANARMLESVVSSQQKSTAAETTSVSGGVAAAVSAPAPAAPALAPLSNIAPTPPPAPAPAPAPASAPVPAQAPAPPPAPSATPFPPTKLVIKQGGGGASVSWSSSCPPPPAAAGRLAEPTSQSSSFSRAPVPSSSVSSSSFNSQVADDDDALPQRTSKPPIKTYEARRRIGLKLKIKQDQTGFSKVVHNTALDPVHTPQPQQSSQSISQIQTQPQFEAAVPHPKAHSLSAPPATVIRTQSPVCTASSASSVTIATTQCNPPLRGNVPPNAVPSSSTSSSHTWSLSTSSSSSTQMNGTLDHHEVGGVKHNSASNATPSQTTCRLPLRKTYRENVSPRVRPGVPGGGDESLSYPRPTPSPPRHEASSPLSERTVIGSMKVEKRGREASHTHTESSQETGRLGSAMQGLDGMDEVFNRGIKTTQGAKEKGEEHTDQETDVSKYKRTSGKNRHRAGGTFRMDQHAPGPPSPESSFTRDSLLPAKRCKSDSPDMDNASFSSGSPPDDSLNEHLQCAIDSILNLQQEPSARGHHIKGGNSRSHQHQSQRPGGSAASSHRPSVPPSSSASSSSSLAQHPQVSGRGHNGSLVPQTQSR